The segment GCGTGAAGTAGGGTCCACTTGGTCTGGCGGGAAGTAACATGGACCTGGCCGGCATTGTCAGTGTATTCCGGTTCAATGCCGCACCACTGGGCCAGCTCATCTACTAGGTCATTCCAGAGGTTATCTGGCCGCATACCTTCCCCTTGACTTATTTCCTCTATCCTGGATGGCCCTTAATGATAATCTGACTTTTAAAAATTTTTCTTGTTAAACCATGAGTCCCAAAATGGCAAGGAAAATCTTATCGGAAAGAGCTAGCGACTATCAAGGAAAATAGTGAGAGAGTTTCTGAAACCTCTTGGTTAATTACAAAGCTGGGTGGTGTAAAAAAAGATTGTGTGAATTTGAAAAGGGCAGAAAAAAAGGCGTATCTCCCATAGACTGGGTGTTAACCAAACCTAACCGGCAGTGTTAACAAAAGATACACAATTATGCTATAATACCTCCTGAACCCAATTCGGAAGCCACCAAGGCTTTGGCGGTTTTGCTCTACAGCCTGGGAAAGGCCAGTTTTCGCTGGCTGGGAAAATTGCTTGGTGTCTCTGGGGTAAGTACCATGCATCTATTACACCGATGATTGGTCCGTCTACCATGATCTAATACCACCTGAACAGCACGTAGTGAGCAAAACGGGAACCCAACTCTTGGAAAGTGACAATTCCAATACACGCCATCGGGTAGCCCGTTTTACCCGCAGGACAAAGGTAGTCCCCGATCTGAAAAAA is part of the Deltaproteobacteria bacterium genome and harbors:
- a CDS encoding IS1 family transposase; its protein translation is MYYTDDWSVYHDLIPPEQHVVSKTGTQLLESDNSNTRHRVARFTRRTKVVPDLKK